A segment of the Solea solea chromosome 14, fSolSol10.1, whole genome shotgun sequence genome:
ATCATGGCCGTGGATCGTCCTCGTGTCTTTGATTGTCCATGGAGGGAATCCTGTCCCACCTTCCCCATCACCCCACATGACTCCCTTATCAACACACTCATCATCACCAACACTCAAGTGGAACAAAGTCCATGAGATAATGTGGCCTAATGTGGACAAGAAGATTGAGGGTTCGAGTCCCTTCATTgagcatcaaattcaaatcactgatgctagatGCTCGTGTTAGGCCTCATCTACTTGTTGTGTGGCGGTGCCAACACTCTTTTCATGTGACCTACAGAACAGGGAcgtccctgtctgtcttcatgAAGCTcctctgtcctagcacttaccttagcccctcccctgcaccctctgtctgtccactgtTCATATTTATGTCTTTGATAAATAGTTGTTTGTGTCAGATATTCATTTGTAAATACCAACGTCAGGACCTGCTGTTACTAGACTAACAGAATAAGTTTGAATGTTGATTAGAATGTAAACAAAGTCCTTCACAACACCAGACCATTCACTCTGCCAtaacttatgtgtgtgtgtgtgtgtgtgtgtgtcaggataAAGACTTTGGGAAGCAGACTCTTTACTTTCCTCACATTAACCCGCCTGCAGCACTGAACAGCAGCCTGCAGCACTACCAGCAGCACAGTCTGCAGAGAGCTTACAGAGGAGAGGACTTCTTCTGGGCTTTAACTCCTGTCAAGGGTGATTACATCATCATCCAGTTCCCTCAACCAATCCACATAACTGGGttagttttacattttctttctcactAATCCTTTATTTTAAGATCCTGATATCCTCGACCATCACTCCACTCTACCTTTAATTAACACTGTGACACTTTTACAACCATTTGCTTCATATCACCTTGCAGTTTGATGACAAACCACTCCGTTACACACACGTTACACACACGTTACACACACGTTACACACACGTTATCACACGTGAACACACGTGAACACACGTGAACACACGTCTCGTGTCGTCACAGTTCACTGTAGCCAGCACTCATTTATTTACACGTCTCATTgtgagaagaaaacagaaaacattcagGCGTCTGATTTAACACCTGAGtcatgattgtgtttttctgtgtgaccGTTATGAAATAATTAgtcatgtgttttttaacagTTGAACTGACTGATCCAGCTCATGTTTTAAACAGAATGATTTACCTGGCTGTGCACGCACTTTTCTGCAGGTTCCTGTTTCGCAGCGGAAACACTGAGAACTTTGGAGATAAAATGGACAACACCACAGTGGAAGTGTTGCCCAGCAACGTGAGTAactgttctggttctggttttcatctgtctgtgtgtcttcagtactttttctgtcataaacactgaccttgtcagaaccagtcGTCCTCagggagaccaaaacctggtcctaatgaggcagaacctcatttcttagAACCTGGTTTAAGTTTAGGgcaaagatttgaattgtgcaTAGTTATGGTTAAGACTATGGATGAGTCTTTGTGTGTAAGTAAATGAATGTAAGATCAGAGATCAgtgtcttaaccctttaaccacttttttgcttattgttTCCATAAAACTGTAGTACGTAGTATGTTACACTGTGCATACAAACTAAAAAGTCACCAATCAAACAATGCATGTGCCATTTTTGGTAGTAACACATATAGACTTACTGACTTTGTAAACTGTTCTAAAAAAGTCACCACACAATACAAGCATCAATTTACACAGACAatgatttaaacaaagaaaaactaaatatagAGAGTTTCATTCATCCAGTAATTCAACCCAGAAATCCTATCAGTCTAACctttctacttctacttcttcttcttcttcttctgactgtaGTGTGctctgtggacagtgatggctgtagtgtcatctgtggacagtgatgactgtagtgtcatctgtggacagtgatggcTGTAGTATGctctgtggacagtgatgaCTGTAGTGTGctctgtggacagtgatgactgtagtgtcatctgtggacagtgatggctgtagtgtcatctgtggacagtgatggctgtagtgtcatctgtggacagtgatgactgtagtgtcatctgtggacagtgatggctgtagtgtcatctgtggacagtgatggctgtagtgtcatctgtggacagtgatggctgtagtgtgctctgtggacagtgatgaCTGTAGTGTCATCTGTTGACAGTGATGGCTGTAGTGTcatctgtggacagtgatgactgtagtgtcatctgtggacagtgatgactgtagtgtcatctgtggacagtgatggctgtagtgtcatctgtggacagtgatgaCTGTAGTGTGctctgtggacagtgatggctgtagtgtcatctgtggacagtgatggctgtagtgtcatctgtggacagtgatggctgtagtgtgctctgtggacagtgatggctgtagtgtcatctgtggacagtgatggctgtagtgtcatctgtggacagtgatggctgtagtgtcatctgtggacagtgatggctgtagtgtgctctgtggacagtgatggctgtagtgtcatctgtggacagtgatggcTGTAGTATGctctgtggacagtgatgaCTGTAGTGTCATCTGTTGACAGTGATGACTGTAGTGTGctctgtggacagtgatgaCTGTAGTGTGctctgtggacagtgatggctgtagtgtcatctgtggacagtgatgactgtagtgtcatctgtggacagtgatggctgtagtgtcatctgtggacagtgatggctgtagtgtcatctgtggacagtgatgaCTGTAGTGTGctctgtggacagtgatggctgtagtgtcatctgtggacagtgatggctgtagtgtgctctgtggacagtgatgactgtagtgtcatctgtggacagtgatggctgtagtgtcatctgtggacagtgatggctgtagtgtgctctgtggacagtgatgactgtagtgtcatctgtggacagtgatgactgtagtgtcatctgtggacagtgatggctgtagtgtcatctgtggacagtgatggctgtagtgtcatctgtggacagtgatggctgtagtgtgctctgtggacagtgatgactgtagtgtcatctgtggacagtgatggctgtagtgtcatctgtggacagtgatggctgtagtgtgctctgtggacagtgatgactgtagtgtcatctgtggacagtgatggcTGTAGTATGctctgtggacagtgatggcTGTAGTGTGCTCTGTTGACAGTGATGGCTGTAGTGTGCTCTGTGGACAGTGTTGACCTGCTCAGCACATGAGGGACTTGTTCTTTGTTGACTACACTGAGGAACGTGTGAATGACAGTAGCTGAAAATATGATCAAACtctaaaactaaaatgaatgattgtgcttctgttttttcttccagTAAATCATTGAGCTGGAGTTTGTCTCTTTAGATCAATGCTGGTTTAACCCTCAGTGCTCACGAGGCACcaatctgtgccgcaggtgcacccatggtcatttactgtgtgaataatacacaactccttatatggacatcttGGGGGTGTGTCTGTATAGGTCACATAtagttgttgagtcaaagttatgattcattttatatcccatttttataaagtagcaataatttcacaaaatgagaccgttttttcttttgtttttcataaaaacgagacaagtgaactttgaactgtgacttatttacacatttcacgcattcaatctgattttaaacattctgagtagtttttgctcaggtgtgtttatatagttggtgaaaatgaatctttttttcacactgtctcgaggttgtgctgaaaaaaggaacAAATACACTGTATTACACATTCTGTTTAAACACAGTCATGTGTTGTAAAGTTTAACAAAGtatagtttttttctttactctgTTGTCaacacagtctgtctgtctctctgtctgtctgcctgtctgcttATCAGTTTAAATGAGACTCTGGTTCAAGGTTTTACTGataacagtctgtgtgtgtgtgtgttgtaaacaCTGCTGTATTATGTCCACTTGCCTTTGTTGTCTACATAGCACGATCATTGTGGCTTTGATATTCTTTACGAGTTCCTttagtttttacagttttttaaaaatgccaaCAGTCATAAAGAACAAGCACCTGCTGTTCCtgctgttttcattataacattataacactGTCATAACGGTGTCATTATAACACTGTCATTATAACAGTGTCATATAACACTGTCATAACGGTGTCATTATAACACTGTCATAACGGTGTCATTATGACACTGTCATTATAACACTGTCATAACGGTGTCATTATAACACTGTCATTATAACAGTGTCATATAACACTGTCATTATAACAGTGTCATTATAACACTGTCATTATAACACTGTCATAACGGTGTCATTATAACACTGTCATTATAACAGTGTCATATAACACTGTCATTATAACAGTGTCATTATAACACTATCTTTATAACAGTGTCATATAACACTGTCATTATAACAGTGTCATTATAACACTGTCGTTATAACAGCATCATTATAACACTGTCATAACGGTGTCATTATAACAGCGTCATTATAACAGTGTCATTATAACACTATCTTTATAACAGTGTCATATAACACTGTCATTATAACAGTGTCATTATAACACTGTCGTTATAACAGCATCATTATAACACTGTCATAACGGTGTCATTATAACAGCGTCATTATAACAGTGTCATTATAACACTATCTTTATAACAGTGTCATATAACACTGTCATTATAACACTGTCATAACGGTGTCATTATAACAGCGTCATTATAACAGTGTCATTATAACACTGTCATTTAACAGTGTCATTACAACAGCGTCATTCTGTTTGATGTGAATGGGAATCAACCACACAATACTTGTTtaattcattatcattattattattattattattattattattattattactattattgttgttattattatcattgtcattgtcattattattaacaCGCTGATGAATCACACTACATATAGTAAATGACTAATAATGGTTGATCAGGGCTTGTGCTGTTTTCTTCCTTCAGGGATCAACACAAGACAAAGAGTCTGAGCGCTACACACGTGTTGGtaagagcgcacacacacacacacacacacacacacacacacactcactcacacacactgtgtgacgGACGCTTGCACGTAGCTCAGAGCGAGGATAtgtggcgtatttccactggcCCTACTCGCCTCAGCATGGCATGACACGGTTTAGGTtccatctccactacaaaagtTCATATGATTACAAGTCTGTACGTCTGCTTGTCTTAAGTCAGCACATATGAAATCCAACCTCATGGTCATGGTCACTGacatgtgttcatatttctgcCATACTGGATTgaaatggaggctgtgctctttgtgtacctgttgccatggtgaatcatagtatcagagctccattgatgatggcttttttcattcccaacGCACATACTTAACTCAGAGTGAACtgaactaatgctgatcagctgttctgaaaccCAAAACTCTGAGTTTTACAGCTCAGAGTTGGTCAACctagagttaaggttttaactcagagtttgttgaacctgctttctgaaacaggcccCCGGTCAATGACGATGTTTAAAGTTACAGGAAATAACTTTGCTTAACAATGATTCATCGTGTTGTTaacgtgtttgtgtctcaggtgAGTTTGTGGACGGCGTTGCCACGGGAACGATCGAGGACGTGCTGCAGCCAGTGTCAGCTCTGCGTCTCGTCGTTCACTCGAACTCTGATGTATGGACTGTGATGAGTGAGGTACGTACACTGACACTGTGATCCTGGCATATGTTACCATGGCGATGTATTCTGTGCAATGTAGACAAAGTAGTTTACAGTATAGAAGAATACAGAACAGTTTTAAAAGAGCTAAGTTTTCATGATAAACTGTTGGTTGCTCGTCTTCTGTGATCGCTCACTTACCAGGATAAATTAGTCCTGGTACCAAACTGCACCTGCTGGTCTGAGTCAGGGTGAACTCAGGttctactctctctctcatatccTGGATCTCTTCATCCCACTGTAGTGTAACAGACATGAGACCAGGGGAAGTTGTTCCTCTGTGTTTAACATGgactctgatgatgatgatgatgacgacattGAGGGagcaaaactaaaacatttaaaacactaaTAGCTGAGGAGGAGttgttttaaaactttaaaacatgaacaagCCTGAAACAGTTCTCTGTTTGTCAGTATAACAGCGTGTAACGTGTCATtgtaatatgatatgatatgacataatatataatatgatataatataatatgatatgatatgacataatatataatatgatataatataatatgatatgatctgaaataatatataatataatatgatatgatatgacataatatataatatagtataatataatatgatatgatatgacataatatataatatgatataatataatatgatatgatctgaaataatatataatatgatatgatatgacataatatataatataatatgatatgatatgatatgacataatatataatatagtataatataatatgatatgatatgacataatatataatataatataatatgatatgacataatatataatatagtataatatgatatgatatgacataatatagtataatataatatgatatgacataatatataatataatatgatatgatatgacataatatataatataatatgatatgatgacataatatataatataatatgatatgatctgaaataatatataatataatatgatatgacataatatataatataatatgatatgatatgatatgacataatatataatatagtataatataatatgatatgatatgacataatatataatataatataatatgatatgacataatatataatatagtataatatgatatgatatgacataatatagtataatataatatgatatgacataatatataatataatatgatatgatatgacataatatataatataatatgatatgatgacataatatataatatgatatgatatgacataatatataatataatataatataatatgatatgatatgacataatatataatataatatgatatgacataatatataatataatatgatatgatatgacataatatataatataatatgatatgacataatatataatataatatgatatgatgacataatatataatataatatgatatgacataatatataatataatatgatatatgacataatatataatataatatgatatgacataatatataatataatatatgatatgacataataaataaaataatatatgatatgacataatatataatataatatgatatgacataatatataatatgatatgacataatatataatataatatgatatgacataatatataatataatatatgatatgacataataaataaaataatatatgatatgacataatatataatataatatgatatatgacataatatataatataatatgatatgacataatatataatataatatgatatatgacataatatataatataatatgatatgacataatatataatataatatatgatatgacataataaataaaataatatatgatatgaaataatatataatataatatatgatatgacataatatataatattatatgatatgacataatatatgatatgatatgacataataaataaaataatatatgatatgacataatatataatataatatgatatgacataatatataatatgatatgacctcatatataatataatatgatatgacataataaacaatatataatatgatattaaATTGATATGCTCCAGCAGTAATTTCGTCAGGTTTCTGCCTCTaggtgagatttttttttttttttttttgctgttgccatggtgacttGTGTAACATCATTCTGTCTTTGAGTGAAACTAGTCTGAGTTACAGTTCACAATTAGACTCCTCTCTGAGActggacattattattatatacagtgtgtgtgcggtgCTCGTCTAACTCTGattttccctcctctctgtcagaTACACATTAaagtgtgacctctgacctcagacGTGAGCACAAGCAGCTGAACAAACTGCGCCCCTGCTGGTCACAGACTGTCACTGCAGACGCTCTCTGTGATCTGAGCCGAGCTAAAGTCACGTACTGTCACTTTAAACATGAAGAAGGGGAAGTGAGCAGTGAGATGCTgcactcatttatttatacactgctgtttttattttttaatatcatcTAATAAATGTCCACCCATGTTCACTGTACACATTCACTTGGTCTCGTAACTAACCCACACTGGTTTAACTGGTTTACAGTGCGATCATCAAACAGCACGGACAAACACACGTCATCAAAAAGATCACTTTATTCACctcaaatcatttcaaataaaaatgcaaaatttaCACGTTAAACACATGTTTATcagtgattatttaaaaaaggtaaataaatacacaaagttCTTGTTTCACAACAGAAAGTGACGTTGTGCTGAAATGActaaaaatattaaatcatttataaacacaaatgtaaaaatataaaactagaGATGAACAACGTTGTCCCTGTAAACACTGAACTGTTCATGTTCAGTTTCTTTAAACTCAATCTGAGGAGATTAAGTCTGCACAAATCAGAATTAGCCGTTAGCATGGACTCGTCTGGATTTTAATAGGTTTTGCACTAAAGTTTGTGATCGACATGCTAGAAATGATCAATGTTTTCTTAATCTATCATCACATGTTTAACTTAATGTTGAGTCCTTTAAGCAGCGTCCACATCGTGGTGGAGCTCTCACTGAGGTCaagacaggagctgctgctgctgtttctgctgctgctgctgctgctgctgctgctcacaatAATGAAACATATGAGAGTATTCTGGAGTATTGTCGTTATAAAAACCCTGTGCAGCACATGTTGGTTGAGCTGCATTAATTAAGGCTCCAGTTGTGGATTTCCATTTAGTTCACCTGCATTCTGGTTTGACACAACACTGCTCCCTAGTGTTTGGATTAAGGTAATGACACAGTGACTCCAGCTGAGTCAGAACATGTATAACGTGAGTAATGTTGGTATTCAAGTCCACTTATAGAGGCTGCCATGTTCTGATGGATTTCACTTGCGCTTGCTCTTGGTGTCGGTCGTCTGGAAGACGCTGGAGGCAGACATCAGGTTCTCAATGTACTGACCCAGAACCTGGTTCTCTGACTTCAGCTTCAGGTTCTCCTCTTTGACGCCGTCCACTCGAGCAGACAGGTCTGAGCACACGGACACAGGAGTGAAGACAAACCCACTCATCAATAATCTCAGTCCTGATGATTCATTCTGCTTCCACTGCAtacgtttacatgacattagaaacaAGTAAATCTTTCACAACACACGTGAACACAGCTGAAAACtgtacaaaatcaaacaaagtcatgtgtgtgtgtgtgtgtgtgttaccctctAAAGTGTGCTGAAGTTCCAACACCTGACTGATGAGCTTGGtcttctcctccagctcagcCTGGTTCTCCAAGTCACCTGCAACATCAGACACtgagtcactctctctctctctgtgtgtgtgtgtgtgtgcgtgcgtgcgtgcgtgtgcgtgtgtgtgcgtgttctcaCCATCGTCTGAGCTCATGGTGAGatattcttcttctcttttggAATGCAGGGCTGCGACTCTGCGGACACTGAAAGACAAAATCAGCGATTAAGCATAAATCATCTAacacagacctggcaaccctgcaTTCACTACTGAAGTGCTCTGGAGCCAAATGCTGATGTCGTCACAATGAATATGGTTTATgagcacgcgcgcgcgcacgcacgcacgcacacacagtgttagCTTGTCATTAAAGCAGGTGAAGGAAGATTAAAAAGAAGGACCCGGgccttctgctcctcctcctcctcccgctcctCACCGGGCGGCTGCTAACAACGGACTGCCGCTAACACCGGGCTGCTAGCCGGGCTGCTAACACGGATTTCTGCACATTAAACAGCAGAAGAACAGACTCAGGGATTAAAGACACGAACCTCACGACGTGGAAACAGCAGCGGCGGCTGCGCTGAGACGTAGAACAGCGTCACAAagttcagctctgtgtcctccacAGCCAGCGCAGTACACCACACAGCCGCGGGGAGGCGCTGTAAGACTGCAGGCaccatcttctttcttttctgaggttttatggcggttcgcaaacaacgatttggtgcattaccgccaccatctggtgtGGAGTATGGATCgaaatgtcttcttcttctgtggtgtttTATAAAGCAGAGTATCAGCCATTAGCGCCCTCTGCTGGGTCGCCACCATATTATTGAGCTGACGgtcgtgtttttgtttaattgtaGTTTATGAGCGTGATTAAAAAGGCAAATTTACGAGGTAAAAAGTTACACTGATGATAATTATATTACTTTTTGTCTTTATCTTGACGTCATTATGATTTTATCCTATTTTGTCTCTGTATTCATGtcataaatattaattttgtgACATTATGTCATCGTCATGACTGTATGTCAGTACATTTATGTTCTTAATGTCTCATTATGAGTTTATCCCGTAATTACgcctctttttttattccgtTATCTCACCATCATCATGACTTTTTAGCTCATTAGAACTGTTAATTAATCTCAtaatctcataatgatgactttttATTAACACGAGAAACGCGTGTGTGCGcatgcgcgcgcgcgtgtgagtgtgtgcggcGGGCGGAGTGCGTGTCAGAGCAGCATGGACAGCGATGATGAGAATGTAGAGGAGCTGGTGGAAGGTAActgcgtctctgtgtctctgtgtaaacTACCGTGTGTTATGAACGACGTGTTTCTGCGCTTGCTCTGCTCACGGTTACCGGACACTTAAATCTCCGTGACGTCAGTCTTCTGTAGGCCCCGCCGCTAACACGCAGCGCCGGGGACTCGAGTTGAGTCGCAAAGCCGCTTGACAGGCGACAGAGCGCGGCCTGGCTGCTGCGTGTGTCCCGCTGTCGTCATGGCGGCTGCACGTGAGCTCATGTTCATGTTAGAGAACGTGATGAGAGCGTGAAAACACACCC
Coding sequences within it:
- the LOC131472273 gene encoding short coiled-coil protein B-like; its protein translation is MSSDDGDLENQAELEEKTKLISQVLELQHTLEDLSARVDGVKEENLKLKSENQVLGQYIENLMSASSVFQTTDTKSKRK